DNA from Pirellulales bacterium:
CGCTGGAGGACATAAAATCCCGCTATGGAGCGTCCTATCGAGACATGCTGGCCGAAGTCCGCCAAACCAAAGCGGAACTGGGCAAGCTATTTCCCGAACTGGCGGACAAAAAATTTGAGTTGGCGGGGTTTGTCTGGTTCCAGGGGTGGAACGATCAATATAACCAGGCGGAAACAGAATACGCCGAGAATTTGCGGCACTTAATCCGCGATGTGCGCAAGGACCTGGACGCGCCGCGGCTGCCCGTGGTGATCGCCGCCATGGGCCAAAACGGCTCCCAGCCCGCCACCGGCGCGATGCTGACCATTCAAGAAGCGCAACTGGCCGTCATGCACGAGCCGGAATTCGCGGGAAATGTGAAATCCATCCGCACCGACGTGTTGGTGGACAAGGCCGCCGAAGAGCTCTATCCCCACTGGCGCGAAAAGCGCGAGGAATGGGACCGCACCGGCGGGGATTTTGCCTATCATTACCTGGGAAGCGCGATCTGGTTCATGCGCATCGGCCACGCCATGGGAGAGGCGATGTTGGAATTGCAGGCCAAGTAATACCAGTCCTTGATAAATCTAGCGCAGCAAGCATTTCGTAAAGGCACGAAGTTGTGATGGGTAATTTCGGAATTACGCAACCGCGTTGCGGTTGAATTTTTGGCTTGCAAAATTCGCAGGGTAACCGCTACGCGACTACCCTGGGCTGAGTACCACAACCGCGTTGCGGTAAAAGCTTACCGCGAAGCGGTTCCGTATCGCAGCCCAGTGGTTGGAGCGCAGCGAACAACCCTGGGTGAGAGGGTAATAACGAATGCCCCCCTACTCCAACGGAGTTGCAAACTCTTGTAATCCGGATAAAAGCTGCGCTATGATTCCTTGTGAATGGTATAACCAAGTACAAGCAGCCAGCGCTATGACATAATCAAGGTGATTTAGCACGGAAATGTCCGCCAGCTAGGTGGAACAATCAATTGAC
Protein-coding regions in this window:
- a CDS encoding sialate O-acetylesterase; amino-acid sequence: MILRRLALSCWCAAICGIAFVANPCDAADTVKVFILAGQSNMEGKAPNKLWEYQAQAPATKELFAHLRNGDGWIKRDDVFIKFFDRHGPLTLGYGSPDRTGVELELGTMLGDHFEEPVLLIKTAWGGHSLQKNFRPPSAGLPSAERLQQELAENQKRVAANNEKQNKQDPLPTLEDIKSRYGASYRDMLAEVRQTKAELGKLFPELADKKFELAGFVWFQGWNDQYNQAETEYAENLRHLIRDVRKDLDAPRLPVVIAAMGQNGSQPATGAMLTIQEAQLAVMHEPEFAGNVKSIRTDVLVDKAAEELYPHWREKREEWDRTGGDFAYHYLGSAIWFMRIGHAMGEAMLELQAK